A window from Melitaea cinxia chromosome 5, ilMelCinx1.1, whole genome shotgun sequence encodes these proteins:
- the LOC123653869 gene encoding UDP-glycosyltransferase UGT5-like, giving the protein MALYKILFLLTFIILSQVLYHVSAVNILAIVSLNIKSHYMAFQTLFRELAIRGHTVTVINNFPEPNPSVNLKFINFNRTSANMLPITNFEKFSSSFWHLYNFYNHFMGIGPSNVRKDCELFFTNKDINALREKRDQFDVIFVEEFMSDCALVFAAVTYDAPIIGITSHTLLPWSYPRLGIPFNVGTNSFYFSPAGKNPSVFQKVESYIMNVYANSVGRWQIQENILETFNKYLPNEVLDVEKIARERIKMMFVYQHHSITGARLITPQILDIAGIHIGKNKPVEGELEKFLSSATLGVVYVSFGSLLRANTMSKNKIEQFLLAFKKIPQKVLWKVDNVTLPIDDDKILISNWFPQLDILCHPKTVAFVSHGGMLSISEAAHCGKPLLTIPFFGDQFSNAAAVAESGLGSTMQFDHINDESLIQAIKHLTSPEMQENAQRVSKLWHDRPINVLDSAIYWTEYVARHKTAPPSVVLSTHDSWFQSSLIDVYSILLGIIMLILFVVYLFLKIIILVLKLFIGLCKSENKQKINNKHE; this is encoded by the exons ATGGCTCTTTACAAGATCTTATTTCTGTtgacttttataatattgtcaCAAGTTTTGTATCATGTCAGTGCGGTGAATATACTTGCTATAGTGTCTTTAAATATCAAAAGCCATTACATGGCCTTTCAAACACTATTTCGCGAATTGGCCATCCGAGGACATACCGTCACTGTTATCAACAATTTTCCTGAACCGAATCCTTCAgtgaatttaaagtttattaactTTAATCGAACATCTGCAAATATGCTCCCTATTACTAACTTCGAAAAATTTAGTTCATCATTTTGgcatttgtataatttttacaatcatTTTATGGGTATAGGTCCATCGAATGTTAGGAAGGATtgtgaattattttttacaaataaggATATTAATGCCCTACGGGAAAAAAGAGATCAGTTCGATGTGATATTTGTTGAGGAGTTTATGAGTGACTGTGCACTGGTATTTGCTGCTGTGACCTACGATGCGCCTATTATTGGAATAACTTCGCATACTTTGCTACCATGGAGTTATCCAAGACTTGGGATACCGTTTAACGTTGGgacaaattcattttatttttctccCGCTGGAAAAAACCCATCAGTTTTCCAGAAGGTAGAATCCTATATTATGAATGTTTACGCGAACTCCGTGGGAAGATGGCAAATTCAGGAAAATATTTTGGAAACTTTTAACAAGTACCTTCCAAATGAAGTACTGGACGTCGAAAAAATAGCTAGAGAGAGAATAAAAATGATGTTCGTTTACCAACATCATTCTATAACAGGTGCGAGATTGATTACACCGCAAATTCTCGATATTGCGGGAATACATATTGGAAAAAACAAGCCAGTAGAGGGG gaattagaaaagtttttgtCCAGCGCGACGCTTGGTGTTGTTTACGTCAGTTTTGGATCATTACTTAGAGCGAATACAATGTCCAAAAACAAAATAGAGCAATTTCTTCTCGCGTTCAAGAAGATTCCTCAGAAGGTTCTATGGAAAGTGGATAATGTAACTCTTCCTATCGACGatgataaaatattgataagcAATTGGTTCCCTCAATTAGACATTTTGT GTCATCCTAAGACTGTGGCATTTGTATCTCATGGTGGGATGTTAAGCATATCTGAAGCGGCTCACTGTGGGAAACCACTGCTGACGATTCCTTTCTTCGGAGATCAATTTTCTAACGCTGCGGCCGTCGCTGAGAGTGGACTGGGGTCAACTATGCAATTTGACCATATTAATGATGAGAGCTTAATACAAGCAATCAAACACTTAACATCACCTGA GATGCAGGAAAATGCTCAACGTGTTTCAAAACTTTGGCACGATCGTCCAATAAATGTTTTagacagcgccatctattggacAGAGTATGTGGCAAGACATAAAACAGCGCCACCATCAGTCGTGTTGTCAACTCACGATTCTTGGTTCCAGAGTTCACTCATAGATGTCTATAGTATTCTTTTAggaataattatgttaattttgtttgttgtttatttgtttttaaaaataataattttagttttaaagttatttataggACTATGTAAATCtgaaaataaacagaaaattaaTAACAAGCATGAGTGA
- the LOC123654071 gene encoding vesicle transport protein SEC20, giving the protein MIYTMNVNMNNKIPKVEEPDVTYQNFIQNLATYHFQVKAIIQDILDCRDSMEVLNHLNDKGRAKLSLLREELENLDSYATDMGDQKYFLEVASQRHLLAGLLKEFKEANISSMFAIEKAQREDLLKTGDVEESMFRNRIKKINRDGLLKMSTGATERLLSISRQLAATTQRSQDTLDSLVSSSSTVHGTQAELQNTGSTITQSSKLLKKYGRREFTDKVIMFFAFLFFLAVCLYIVQKRLF; this is encoded by the exons atgattTATACAATGAATGTAaacatgaataataaaattccaAAAGTAGAGGAACCAGATGTAACTTATcagaattttattcaaaatttagcAACTTATCATTTTCAAGTGAAAGCTATAATTCAG GATATTTTAGATTGTAGAGATTCGATGGAAGTTTTAAATCATCTAAATGACAAAGGCAGAGCTAAACTATCCTTATTAAGAGAAGAATTAGAAAATTTAGATTCCTATGCTACTGATATGGGagatcaaaaatattttcttgagGTGGCATCTCAAAGGCATCTACTAGCTGG TCTTCTCAAGGAATTCAAAGAAGCTAACATAAGCAGTATGTTTGCTATTGAAAAAGCTCAAAGAGAGGATTTGTTAAAAACTGGCGATGTAGAGGAATCGATGTTCAGAAATAGGATAAAGAAAATCAACCGAGATGGCTTGTTGAAAATGTCCACag GTGCTACGGAACGACTGCTCTCTATCAGTAGACAATTAGCGGCAACAACTCAAAGGAGTCAAGACACATTGGATAGCTTAGTGTCATCTAGTTCTACAGTACAC gGTACTCAAGCTGAACTTCAAAACACAGGAAGTACAATAACACAATCGAGTAAACTCTTAAAGAAGTATGGACGGCGGGAGTTCACTGATAAAGTGATAATGTTCTTTGCATTCCTATTCTTTTTAgctgtatgtttgtatatagtTCAAAAGAGATTGTTTTAg
- the LOC123654072 gene encoding odorant receptor 46a-like produces MAFLRISGHLVNANLFDFNIKYLTMVGLWPNDNWGRNKRYMYKVYEIILHILSVIFIIVTGIGTYQNKDKIIVFMTNLDKSLAAYNFVSKILFFVLKRKQLSNLINEIRNSGDEVSPERRYLMVIHVIIITLVSTTIVTTFSMLSQLKGEMILEAWMPFDPLKSRMSLLLASQILAINFAVPCLYRAFAIQGIVCSIVLYLCDQLVELQQRLKNLSYSEEREGLARIEFKEIIKKHVRIIRYSKILTNIFKEFFLIQNLAVTIELCLNALMVTMVSLEEKTLVASFIGYLGLALLNAYIFCYLGNELIIQSTGIAQAAYESGWTSWPVDMQKDVLTVIRASQIPLTLSAGGMTVMCIQTYSQALYNAYSIFAVLNDVVD; encoded by the exons ATGGCTTTCTTAAGAATAAGCGGTCATTTGGTCAACGcaaatttatttgatttcaaCATAAAATATCTTACCATGGTTGGGTTGTGGCCAAACGATAATTGGGGACGTAACaaaagatatatgtataaagtaTACGAAATAATACTTCATATTTTATCGGTAATCTTTATTATCGTGACTGGGATTGGTACTTATCAgaataaagacaaaataatagtttttatgacTAATTTAGACAAATCTCTCGCCGCTTACAACTTTGTATCAAAGATATTGTTCTTCGTATTAAAAAGGAAACAACTAAGCAACCttattaatgaaataaggaATTCAGGCGACGAGGTTAGTCCCGAAAGAAGATACCTAATGGTTAttcacgtaataataataactctggTGTCAACTACTATAGTTACTACTTTTAGTATGTTGAGTCAGTTGAAGGGTGAAATGATTTTGGAAGCTTGGATGCCATTTGATCCATTAAAGAGCAGAATGTCTTTGCTTTTAGCTAGTCAAATATTAGCAATTAATTTTGCTGTGCCTTGTTTGTACCGAGCGTTTGCTATCCAAGGTATTGTTTGTagtattgttttgtatttgtgtGATCAATTAGTTGAGCTGCAACAGAGACTGAAGAACTTGTCATATTCCGAAGAAAGGGAGGGTCTTGCTAGAATTGAattcaaagaaataattaagAAGCACGTTCGCATAATAAg atATTCTAagatattaacaaatatattcaAGGAAttctttttaattcaaaatttggCTGTAACGATTGAATTGTGTTTAAATGCTTTAATGGTGACCATG GTAAGCTTGGAAGAAAAAACCCTTGTGGCTTCCTTTATAGGGTATCTTGGTTTAGCTCTATTAAATGCGTATATTTTCTGCTATTTGGGAAACGAATTAATAATTCAA AGTACAGGCATTGCTCAGGCAGCATATGAATCAGGTTGGACTTCTTGGCCAGTTGACATGCAGAAAGATGTTTTGACCGTAATAAGAGCCTCTCAAATACCGTTAACGTTGAGCGCCGGCGGGATGACTGTAATGTGTATTCAAACGTATAGCCAG GCACTCTACAACGCGTATTCTATTTTTGCAGTTTTAAATGATGTTGTggattaa